In Entomomonas moraniae, one DNA window encodes the following:
- a CDS encoding cation:proton antiporter domain-containing protein: protein MTQTPLIATISVGFVLALILGAIALRLRISPLVGYLLAGICVGPYTPFFVADQHLSHEISEIGVILLMFGVGLHFSFKDLMSVKNIAIPGAIGQIFFATIMGMGLTWLLGWSLGTSIVFGLALSCASTVVLLRALESRQLIDTRRGKIAVGWLIVEDLIMVLALVLLPALAGILGGSAGDAATTAVDSKDLADAAITVVTDTAPAQLGILAQLGITLGKVTAFIALMIIVGRKVIPWILERIAGLGSRELFTLSVLAIAMGIAFGSAELFGVSFALGAFFAGMVLNESELSHKAAEDSLPFRDAFAVLFFVSVGMLFDPHVLLENPLLVLATLLIIVIGKSVAAFLIVKAFRKSTHTALTISVSLAQIGEFSFILAGLGMKYELLPQNGYNLILAGAILSILINPVLFLLLDRYQASVEKKEVAATATNEENTSQSADPIENIAIEQESDDDIQPITETNHAIIVGYGRVGILTSKYLQEKQIPLVIIEDAHVRVDKAREQGYTVVEGNAANIDLLKRANIEEAKWLLIAVPNGFEAGQIVEHARTCNPSLDIMARAQTEAEQEHLEQHGSNFVIIGENEIARLMESRLLQSIPTS, encoded by the coding sequence ATGACACAAACACCCCTCATAGCAACCATCTCGGTTGGGTTTGTATTAGCACTTATTCTAGGCGCTATTGCCTTACGCCTCAGGATATCGCCACTTGTAGGATATTTATTAGCCGGTATTTGTGTAGGCCCTTACACACCTTTTTTTGTTGCTGACCAACACCTTTCACACGAAATTTCTGAAATTGGCGTCATCTTGCTCATGTTTGGCGTTGGGTTACACTTTTCTTTTAAAGACCTAATGTCCGTTAAAAATATAGCTATTCCTGGTGCCATTGGCCAAATCTTTTTCGCCACGATAATGGGAATGGGGCTTACGTGGTTACTTGGCTGGAGTCTAGGAACAAGTATTGTCTTCGGCCTAGCCTTATCCTGTGCCAGTACTGTTGTATTGCTCAGAGCGCTAGAGTCAAGACAACTCATCGATACACGAAGAGGAAAAATTGCCGTTGGTTGGTTAATTGTTGAAGACCTTATTATGGTATTGGCTCTTGTATTGCTACCCGCACTTGCAGGCATATTAGGTGGTTCGGCAGGCGATGCTGCGACAACCGCTGTTGACTCAAAAGATCTTGCCGATGCAGCTATTACTGTAGTAACCGATACAGCTCCCGCCCAATTGGGAATACTCGCACAATTAGGAATAACGCTTGGCAAAGTCACTGCATTTATCGCACTCATGATTATCGTTGGCCGTAAAGTTATTCCTTGGATATTAGAACGTATTGCGGGCTTAGGCTCTCGAGAACTGTTTACCTTATCTGTGTTAGCCATCGCCATGGGAATCGCGTTTGGATCAGCAGAGCTCTTTGGTGTCTCCTTTGCGTTAGGGGCATTCTTTGCAGGGATGGTACTCAATGAATCAGAACTTAGCCATAAAGCAGCTGAGGACTCTCTTCCATTCCGAGATGCTTTTGCTGTACTCTTTTTCGTATCAGTAGGGATGTTATTTGATCCCCATGTTCTACTCGAAAATCCCTTGCTCGTCTTAGCAACACTTCTGATTATCGTTATCGGTAAATCTGTAGCAGCATTCTTAATTGTTAAAGCGTTCCGCAAATCTACTCATACAGCACTAACCATTTCAGTCAGCTTAGCTCAAATAGGTGAGTTCTCTTTCATCTTGGCGGGGCTTGGTATGAAATATGAGTTACTCCCTCAAAATGGCTACAATCTAATCTTAGCGGGTGCAATCTTATCCATTTTGATTAACCCTGTACTATTTTTATTGCTTGACCGTTACCAAGCATCTGTTGAGAAAAAAGAAGTTGCCGCGACAGCTACAAATGAAGAAAACACTTCTCAATCAGCAGATCCTATAGAAAATATTGCGATAGAACAAGAAAGTGACGATGATATTCAGCCGATTACAGAAACTAACCATGCCATTATTGTAGGCTATGGGCGTGTCGGCATACTCACCAGTAAATATTTACAAGAGAAACAAATTCCCTTAGTGATTATCGAAGATGCTCACGTGCGTGTAGATAAAGCAAGAGAACAAGGTTACACTGTCGTTGAGGGAAATGCTGCTAATATAGACTTATTAAAAAGAGCAAATATTGAAGAAGCCAAATGGTTATTAATTGCCGTACCTAATGGTTTTGAAGCAGGCCAAATTGTGGAACATGCAAGAACTTGTAACCCTTCTCTCGACATTATGGCACGCGCTCAAACAGAAGCAGAACAAGAACATTTAGAACAGCATGGTTCTAACTTTGTAATCATTGGTGAAAATGAAATTGCACGCTTAATGGAGTCACGTTTACTGCAATCTATACCTACCTCATAA
- a CDS encoding acyl-CoA thioesterase, which translates to MPSNSELSMSVLMTPDMANFSGNVHGGTLLKLLDEVAYACASRYAACYTVTLSVDQVTFKAPVYVGELVHFLASVNYTGNTSMEIGIKVVTENIKERSVRHTNSSFFTMVAIGDDGKPSKIPTLEPTTPDGIRRFHEAQKRREVRQKKNT; encoded by the coding sequence ATGCCAAGTAACTCAGAACTTTCTATGTCAGTTCTCATGACTCCCGACATGGCTAACTTCTCAGGGAATGTCCACGGTGGGACATTGCTCAAATTATTAGATGAAGTTGCCTATGCTTGTGCAAGTCGCTATGCTGCTTGTTACACTGTCACTCTATCTGTTGACCAAGTAACCTTTAAAGCCCCTGTTTATGTAGGGGAGCTTGTACACTTTCTTGCTTCCGTTAATTATACAGGTAACACCTCAATGGAAATAGGCATCAAAGTAGTCACTGAAAATATTAAAGAACGAAGTGTTCGCCACACGAACAGCAGTTTTTTCACGATGGTCGCTATAGGTGATGACGGCAAACCCAGCAAGATTCCAACATTAGAGCCAACCACACCTGATGGAATAAGACGTTTTCACGAAGCACAAAAAAGGCGTGAAGTTCGCCAAAAGAAAAATACATAA
- a CDS encoding cation:proton antiporter, with protein MLFAGVSIVIFSRLKQPVVLGYIVAGFLIGPYLFKPGLIHDEDSIKTLSELGVIFLMFSLGLEFSIRKLFSVGATAFIAALLEIVVMIWIGYEIGRFFSWGSMDSLFLGAILAVSSTTIIIKALSDLKMKHERFAQLIFGVLIVEDILGIGIIALLSGIAVSKGDINAVGIIATISKLTLFMVVSLVVGIIMVPRVLAYIARFQSDEMVLISVLGMCFGFCLIVIYLGYSVVLGAFLIGAIMAESRQLAQIERIIEPVRDLFSAIFFVTIGMLIDPTILQTHFVEIIVIALAVIIGKVFSCGMGAFIAGNTGKTSLRVGMGLSQIGEFSFIIATLGIQLGVTSSYLYSIAVAVSVITTLTTPYLIKVADPLSNGLASIIPTPIAKVFNAYTQWVDSIRLHGDKAVLAGMIRKIIMQVGVNLALVTAIFLGVAYFVGPIGQWLGHWVVNVDYRKAVICGVTVVLSLPFLIAAYRKLKALSMLLAEMSLKGGNIRLQRILAELIPALSIVVILVLLSALSSAILPSRETLIIVVVVIIALTLILWRWFIKIHSRLQIALFETLDQSKDNHHG; from the coding sequence ATGCTTTTTGCTGGTGTATCAATTGTTATTTTTAGCCGATTAAAACAACCTGTGGTATTAGGGTATATCGTAGCAGGTTTCTTAATAGGTCCTTATCTATTTAAGCCCGGTCTTATTCATGATGAAGACAGTATTAAAACGTTATCGGAGTTGGGCGTTATCTTCTTAATGTTTTCATTGGGGCTTGAGTTTAGTATTCGAAAGTTGTTTTCAGTCGGCGCTACGGCTTTTATTGCTGCATTATTAGAAATTGTGGTGATGATTTGGATCGGCTATGAAATAGGGCGCTTCTTCAGTTGGGGCAGTATGGACTCTTTATTTTTGGGGGCCATTTTAGCGGTTTCATCAACGACTATTATTATTAAAGCATTAAGCGATTTAAAAATGAAGCATGAGCGATTTGCTCAACTTATTTTTGGTGTATTGATTGTGGAGGATATTTTAGGGATTGGTATTATTGCGCTGTTGTCAGGGATTGCTGTTTCAAAAGGGGATATTAATGCGGTAGGTATTATTGCAACTATCAGTAAGTTGACGCTATTTATGGTGGTATCACTGGTTGTGGGTATCATCATGGTGCCACGTGTATTGGCATATATCGCACGTTTTCAAAGTGATGAGATGGTATTAATCTCTGTTTTGGGCATGTGCTTTGGATTTTGTTTAATTGTTATTTATTTAGGCTACAGTGTGGTATTAGGTGCCTTTTTAATCGGCGCCATTATGGCAGAGTCGAGGCAACTAGCCCAGATTGAGCGAATAATTGAACCTGTTAGGGATCTGTTTAGTGCAATATTCTTTGTTACTATTGGTATGCTCATTGATCCAACTATTTTGCAAACCCATTTTGTTGAAATTATTGTAATCGCGCTTGCGGTTATTATCGGTAAGGTTTTTTCTTGTGGTATGGGAGCGTTTATTGCAGGTAATACAGGTAAAACATCATTACGCGTTGGGATGGGGTTGTCCCAAATTGGTGAGTTTTCTTTTATTATTGCTACTTTGGGGATTCAGTTGGGTGTTACCTCCAGTTATCTTTATTCTATTGCGGTGGCTGTTTCTGTGATTACAACCTTAACAACGCCGTATTTAATTAAGGTAGCTGATCCTTTATCTAATGGATTAGCTAGTATTATTCCTACACCTATCGCTAAAGTGTTTAACGCTTATACGCAATGGGTTGATAGCATAAGATTACATGGAGATAAAGCTGTTTTAGCGGGGATGATACGCAAGATTATTATGCAGGTAGGGGTTAATTTAGCCTTAGTAACGGCTATTTTTCTAGGGGTCGCTTATTTTGTTGGACCTATTGGCCAATGGTTAGGGCATTGGGTTGTTAATGTGGACTATCGTAAGGCGGTTATTTGTGGTGTTACCGTTGTTTTGTCATTGCCTTTCTTGATTGCTGCCTACCGTAAGTTAAAAGCGTTATCAATGCTATTAGCTGAGATGAGTTTGAAAGGCGGTAATATTCGATTACAGCGCATATTGGCTGAGTTGATACCTGCATTGTCTATTGTTGTGATCTTAGTCTTACTTTCGGCATTATCATCCGCTATTT